Sequence from the Phragmites australis chromosome 6, lpPhrAust1.1, whole genome shotgun sequence genome:
AGAGTGTTTACAAGTATATGCATGTAACACTCTAtttataactagagtgtctataCAATGTTGTAATTGCAACACTACAATTACAATATGATAAACACTCTATTTATAACATGTAATTGCAACATtgtataaaaaatacatatcatAACTAGAGTGTttacaattaaaaaaatgcaTGTTATAAATAGAGTGTTTATCATATTGTAATTGTAATGTTTACTATAATTGTAATTAGAGTGTTCGTCATATTGTCACTAGAGTATCTATCATATTGTAATTAGTACTCACTCGATAATATATATCTTAACTAGAGTATCTAACATGTTATAACTATGTTGTTGAACATATTATAATTCGGCTATCTCTAAATTACAACTACAAACTAAATTGTAACTGTAGTATAGCAAAAAAACAGATTAAGTCGTGGGAAAGAAAGTATGGCTCGGTCGGCTGACTAGTGGGTAGCCGATGTCTGTTATGCGCGTATGACTGTATGGTCGTATGGTCGGGACCTGCTTGGGTCTCTCACAGTACATCATTGGGTAGTGTTGTAGTGCTAAAAATACTTATGCAGTCATCTTGTGGCCCCAAACTCAAATCCTGGAAAACCGGAGCGAAAAATCCACACTAAAACCCATCCGAATCCAGAGTTGGTGCCTGCATGCCAAATGAAGGGCTGCTGCCGTGCTGCGTGCAATGGCCAGACATTTGCACGTCGAGGCCCTCAGCACGGTCGTAAGCCACGGGAGGAGGGTGGCCTTGGTACTACTGCTTGGATGGTCTCGCCGACGATTTTGCAAAGCGCAAGGCAGCAGGAGTAGCTCCATGAATCTGTCGACCATGCACAAACGCGCGCAAAGCCCACAAGCAAGTGCGCGCCCCGGATTCCGGAACCGAAAGAGACTCGCGTGCACGTTTGACGAACGGACCCTACAAGCACGTACTCCACGCGCGTGGGTGTGGCATGTTCCTCCACTGCGCGCGGACCGAGCTGAActgcagagcagagcagagctcCTTCCTCTGCTCCCAAGTTCCAACCGAAGGCAAACGGTCGCAAACCACTCGCCCGGACGGAGGCCGTCAGTGCAATTTCCACCGAAATTCACGTGCTCCATCCGTGGCCGTGAGCGAGCTCCCAAACCCCGTCGCGACCGCACGCCGTCCATGACACCACCAATTGACCCGCTACCCCCCTGCTGCTGCCTTCGCGTCGAAGTCTCGCGGACGGACGGGGGAAGCGAGCGCGGCGCTGCACTTGCACGCGAGACCTTGGGGGTCCGGTGCGTCACGCGTGACATGCGCCTCCGCGCGGGAATTCCTTGGCCGCCGCGGCGGGGCCTCGTTTTCAGAACGCCGATAGCTTCCGCGCGTCCCAAGCAACCCAGATGCCTCTTTCCCTTGTCCGTTTCCCTCACTTCAGCTTGCGTGCCAAGTCTACGCCCTCCTCCTCTCGAGCCTATATAAACCGGCACGCGCCTCAAGCCTGCCTCACAGGACACGAAAAGCGCGCACCGAGCTACAAAGTACTCGAgcagagaaggaggaggagaacaagGATCGATCCAGGTCCAGTCAACTTGAGGAGAGGGGCTAATCACATATCTGCGATGGCGTCCATGATGGGAGGAGACTTCGTGGAGGCGTACGTGCTCAAGAACGCCTACAAGGAGAAGGTACGGCGCTTGGAGGCGGCCGAGGCGAAGAGCAAGAACGGTGGTGCTGGCTCTGGGGAGAAGAAGGCTGCGGGCGGCAGCTGGGGAGGAGGGCTGTTTGGGCTCATGAACAAGAAGGTGCACCCCAAAGCGGCCGCGTCGGGTGGGTCCACTGGAGCTTCTTCTTGATTCAGCTCTGCTTCCACCATTGCCGAACAATCGGTCATGCTGAGACGAAGGAGGAATTATTGGAGCAGACAAGCTTGCAAGCATTATACGCAACTACTCGTTTGGTTAGTAGTAATATGAGATTAGATGCCTCGAAATAGAAGTACGGCTAGTTGCAGCGCTGGGGATTTTCGGCCAACGTTCTGCTAGGGTTTTGTAATTTcatcttcctttctttcttgcttGACAACGAGTGTGTAACTCGCGTGATGTCATGTAATTTCATTTGTTACTCGATGTGATTACgtgaaatgacaaaaaaaatgatGCGTAGAAATTCCGTCCTGAATTAAGGGCTTCCTGTCCATTTTGGTCCTTACGATTGCAAGTGTTTCCAAGCTTTCCAGTACAGCAAATTATGGTTGCTGACTTGAGGGTATTTGGTTTCTTCATTTGGGCCACAGCCTATAGATCATTTCAGCTAGGATGTTGGTTACCTTACTGACATGTGTGATTAAACATTATATCGTAACTTGGAAAGTAAGTAGACTAATTTTTTACATGTGTGGTAATTAAACATTATAGTGTACCGTAAATTGGAAACAAAGTACACTTAATTTCATGGCGATTAAGCTCGTTGGTCCCAGTGCACTGAAATGGCTCGGTCTTTGTCTTACTCCACTGACCTTACAGAGCCAGCTAGCTTACAACTCCTTGCACCCATCTTTCGTATCTTTCAATTAACAAACACCTAATTTTATGAAGCAAAATCCAGACAAAAAAATAGGTCTAATTCTCAATTGGCTTGAGTGGATCTTGATTACTCTGATCATATCGGATTTAATATGATCAAATGGTAGTACAGTACTATTTGCAAACCAAGGAATATGAGTTAAAAGAAACCGGTATACCTGTTACTCATTGTAagattactttttttttttggaagataTCAGCAAAACTATCGTAAAGCCAGCTCGAGGCCAACATGACACTGCTTGTTCTAGAAAATTCGTAAGCTTCCATTTTTATGCCGGCTAACCTGAGCATGAGTGATATTTCCCTTTCGTTAAACCGAAGCAATATCTCTGGCGCATCACCTCTCGAGCCATCGTCATGCATGACCTTCGGAGCTGAACAAGTGATACAAAATTATGGCCACGATCAAGACGTGTGTATGTGTGCGTGTGTTCGTCCATAACGCCAGCAAGCGATCGCATTTTCCCCCCTTATTCCGCTGACACTGCGTTTGGACTTCCAACAAACCTACTCGAGTAAACAACGAAGCCTGCGTACGTGTGCCCAGTGCCCACCGATGGGCACGCACCAGCTGCGAACGCTTGCTGGTTCAGATTTGGCACTGGGTATTATTTTCCTAGAGAAGCTGATGCAAAACGGGGCATACTGTCAAATCCGGGTTCGCACACCATGCTCTCACGCCCGCCTACTTCATTGACCTTCCCTGAAGATTATATGTACACATTATGAGTTGACATGGACAATGTTATTAGGTGGTTGCATCTGGAAGCAAAAGTCAGCGGAGGATTATGCCACATGTTTTAAGGCATGGATAGGATGGATCCAAAGACGTCTTACTTGGGGACTGGGACAACGCATACGACGCAGAACCGGATCCTGCCAGCCGTCGGGGAGCCGTGCCGTGCAGACCTTTGCACCCTGAAATATGAAATACGAAGGTCACTGGGAGTACAAGATAGATTGCGGGTGTCAATTGAAAAGGAAGAAACATTGAGGATCATAAAATTGGGGAGAACAGACTCCTTCCCAACGAAGTATGATTATCTTCAGAAGTTCAGGATCGAACTAATGTTCATTGGTTACCAAGTATATGAGGCGTTATGCACCAGAATTCTGTTGAGAAGATAAAAAGGATCACAGCAGGTGTACATGGTATACAAGTGATTGTAGAAAGTAGGATGTAGAGATTCCACAAGTGAAAAATCACATCTTGTTTACAACTATACTAACTGTACATTAATCATATGGAGTGTACgtctatatatacacacagtGTTACATCAATTGAGTCAACTTATACAAAT
This genomic interval carries:
- the LOC133921904 gene encoding uncharacterized protein LOC133921904, giving the protein MASMMGGDFVEAYVLKNAYKEKVRRLEAAEAKSKNGGAGSGEKKAAGGSWGGGLFGLMNKKVHPKAAASGGSTGASS